The following proteins come from a genomic window of Hydractinia symbiolongicarpus strain clone_291-10 chromosome 2, HSymV2.1, whole genome shotgun sequence:
- the LOC130630272 gene encoding myosin-9-like — MMERSRSYSSGWNTRPTPPRIATVKPVSKSLSEDDLLKVSEISPRVFSRLKVQDLSLLKKDSLIDELEKCLEELEEEHGTTQQLGDIYEKVEMERNQLLEELDIAFEDLKDYMQRQKDIEDQKTVVENDREELIKENEYLKAVLSSRNEIKATKLEEKNKLLEERVQELEKKNIQLVDEINELYDDRQTLIGSLVNLRSEQVDEVIKKRSRSSSVASRESLDDRISLDNSNLATKLKELEDHDLVERAMRRMNGDVRDNLTVTETPEGFHKEIREANKEIDRLKEEYEKLEKDYAGKIKEFNNLLEDRNEKNLSLSRLNLEKRTLQRQLDHMRESNRSSAGKVALLTDENKSLKGKCEEQDLIIQNNQKLLERSIQEAISEYEEELSSKQASYEQLLADKKLLDDRLESSRKSLEKNDSLIINNKKLTSDFTSLNSELQDITTKYEELATKNTELTTQCSSLKSDCSKFRNENIQFRDTIDSLNKEKETLTHENLKLKLDYGVIEKQMNNRVNTLELEVTRLTAGKGLIEKILHKKEESEKTLRQTCEKLQQTIKSNEEELTSSQNPQSNAEETLSNSQRIAETLKKENDRLLSKCRQLERSVADMSESVSESKRLRDTNEMLLYRVRNLQNGTDVAVKSFDQKTSEREKYSALLVKYDNLCNKYNNLCEQNKDSGNAFEKLEKENSELKEENACLESKIFDFNNKLVTNKNEEVKKLESENQALKTNVESWHEKFITLKNEKTKVEERLHEISKGFQDLKENKENVEKDYQYILKSHKEEAQAELANKQNRVGQERDAIKTKYDLLRVEHDKCDKEKYHYKKTIDSLREENNKLNGEVQKYRLMSNSTQDLKIQQLRDENDSLERKLENLQNTVNKMTTEKKALVDRINRSDESVATTIRSLKARKNELQLQVETLKHDNEELRLNLKAKTNHEVTRTCSSPNVSFGYNPMEDNMIESLHIVHSKLTELEQENTEYSRKLQESEGLMYELQQALAHANDLAMQKALEGTKTRRNLEKKIEKLTTDNTELRRKLFFSDKESGEVSPNSLFPQSPILNKKLSEQEVLLQRKASLPVEITSSKSTELPTSLMNCSNIFNYQDSQLSLSQDSSRTNSVPESPRLTASRQMENDLSKQLRDLLDFTKDLPSLEEEVIVIKSRPVSEESIAPPIPPLPANYGGIKELSAKDSENIDEILALLSKVASELEDDDNKTKKLEHWV, encoded by the exons ATGATGGAAAGAAGTCGTTCGTACTCAAGCGGTTGGAATACAAGACCGACACCTCCGCGCATAGCTACGGTCAAGCCCGTCTCGAAGAGCCTATCAGAAGATGATTTACTGAAAGTTTCTGAGATTTCTCCAAGAGTGTTTTCGAGGTTAAAAGTTCAAGATCTTTCACTGCTCAAGAAGGATTCACTAATAG ACGAATTAGAGAAATGTCTTGAAGAACTAGAAGAGGAGCATGGCACAACACAGCAGTTAGGTGACATCTATGAAAAAGTTGAGATGGAAAGAAATCAACTATTAGAAGAGTTGGACATCGCGTTCGAGGATTTGAAAGATTATATGCAACGTCAG AAAGACATAGAAGATCAGAAGACAGTAGTAGAAAACGATCGCGAGGAGTTGATCAAAGAAAACGAGTACTTAAAAGCTGTCTTATCGAGTCGAAATGAAATCAAAGCGACTAAGCTGGAAGAGAAGAACAAATTACTCGAAGAACGAGTGCAAGAGttggaaaagaaaaatatccaaCTTGTTGACGAAATTAACGAACTTTACGACGACCGACAAACGTTGATAGGTAGCTTGGTTAATTTGCGTTCTGAACAGGTTGATGAAGTCATTAAAAAGCGTAGCAGAAGTAGCTCTGTTGCATCACGGGAAAGTTTAGATGATCGGATCTCGCTAGACAACTCAAATCTGGCAACAAAGTTGAAAGAGTTGGAAGACCACGATTTGGTTGAGAGAGCGATGAGAAGG ATGAACGGTGATGTTAGGGATAACTTGACTGTAACCGAGACACCTGAAGGTTTTCACAAAGAAATACGAGAAGCAAACAAAGAAATTGATCGATTAAAAGAAGAATATGAAAAGTTGGAAAAGGATTATGCtggaaaaattaaagaatttaaCAATCTGTTAGAG gATCGTAACGAGAAAAACCTAAGCTTGTCGAGACTTAATTTAGAGAAAAGGACGCTTCAGCGGCAGCTAGATCATATGCGTGAAAGTAACCGCTCGTCTGCCGGTAAAGTTGCGTTACTCACCgatgaaaataaaagtttgaaagGAAAATGTGAAGAGCAGGACTTGATTATTCAAAACAACCAGAAGCTGTTAGAAAGATCGATACAGGAGGCCATATCGGAATACGAAGAGGAGCTATCGAGCAAACAAGCCAGTTACGAGCAGCTATTGGCTGACAAAAAATTGCTGGACGACAGACTTGAAAGCTCGAGAAAATCACTCGAGAAAAATGACTCGCtaataataaataacaaaaagttGACGTCAGACTTCACTTCGTTGAATTCGGAGCTGCAGGATATCACGACAAAGTATGAAGAGTTGGCGACAAAAAATACAGAATTAACCACGCAATGCAGTTCGCTTAAGTCAGACTGTAGTAAATTCCGGAATGAGAATATCCAATTTCGAGATACTATAGACAGCCTAAACAAAGAGAAAGAAACTCTTACGCACGAAAACTTAAAACTAAAACTAGATTATGGAGTAATCGAGAAACAAATGAATAATCGAGTGAATACATTGGAACTTGAAGTAACACGACTGACTGCGGGTAAGGGATTAATAGAAAAGATCTTGCATAAGAAAGAAGAGAGCGAGAAGACACTAAGACAAACTTGTGAAAAACTTCAACAAACTATCAAATCGAATGAGGAAGAGTTGACGAGTTCGCAGAACCCGCAGTCAAACGCTGAAGAGACGCTGTCAAATTCTCAAAGAATAGCCGAaacactaaaaaaagaaaatgaccgTCTGCTGAGTAAATGTCGCCAACTTGAGAGATCTGTTGCCGATATGTCAGAGTCGGTATCGGAATCCAAACGTCTTAGAGATACTAATGAAATGCTGCTATATCGGGTGCGCAATTTGCAGAACGGAACCGACGTGGCCGTAAAATCTTTTGACCAAAAAACAAGCGAACGTGAAAAATACTCCGCCTTATTAGTTAAATATGATAATTTatgtaataaatataataatttatgCGAACAAAACAAGGACTCCGGGAATGCGTTTGAAAAGTTGGAAAAGGAAAATAGTGAATTGAAAGAGGAGAATGCGTGTTTAGAATCTAAAATATTCGACTTCAACAACAAACTGGTAACCAACAAGAACGAAGAGGTTAAAAAACTTGAAAGTGAAAACCAAGCCTTAAAAACAAATGTCGAGTCTTGGCATGAGAAATTTATAACTTTAAAGAATGAAAAAACGAAAGTGGAAGAACGCTTGCACGAAATCTCAAAAGGATTCCaagatttaaaagaaaataaagaaaatgtcGAGAAAGATTACCAGTATATTTTGAAAAGCCACAAGGAAGAAGCGCAAGCTGAACTGGCTAATAAACAGAACCGCGTCGGGCAAGAAAGAGatgcaattaaaacaaaatatgatCTCCTTCGCGTTGAACATGATAAGTGCGATAAGGAAAAATATCATTACAAGAAGACTATAGACTCTTTACGGGAGGAAAATAATAAGCTCAACGGCGAAGTACAAAAATACCGCTTAATGTCCAATTCTACCcaagatttaaaaattcaacAACTCCGTGACGAAAACGACTCGTTAGAGCGGAAACTTGAAAACTTACAAAACACTGTTAATAAAATGACCACCGAGAAAAAAGCTTTAGTGGATCGTATTAATCGTTCCGACGAGAGTGTAGCGACGACTATTCGAAGTTTGAAAGCTCGCAAAAACGAGTTACAACTTCAAGTGGAAACGTTAAAACACGATAACGAGGAATTACGTTTAAACTTAAAAGCGAAAACGAACCACGAAGTCACACGAACTTGTAGCAGCCCTAACGTTTCATTTGGTTACAATCCTATGGAAGATAATATGATAGAGAGTCTACACATTGTTCATTCTAAGCTTACCGAGTTGGAACAGGAAAACACCGAGTACTCCCGTAAACTGCAGGAGTCCGAAGGTTTGATGTACGAGCTACAGCAGGCGTTGGCGCATGCTAACGATCTTGCTATGCAGAAAGCGCTCGAAGGTACAAAGACCAGACGAAATCTTGAAAAGAAGATCGAAAAACTGACGACCGACAATACCGAATTAAGGCGTAAACTGTTCTTCTCCGATAAGGAATCAGGAGAAGTATCCCCAAACAGCTTGTTTCCTCAATCGCCGatattgaataaaaaattatccGAGCAAGAGGTACTGCTTCAGCGAAAGGCTTCACTGCCAGTAGAAATTACTTCATCTAAATCCACTGAACTTCCCACCTCTCTTATGAACTGTTCTAACATTTTTAACTATCAAGACAGCCAGTTAAGTCTGTCACAAGACAGCTCGCGAACTAATTCTGTTCCTGAATCTCCGCGACTGACTGCATCCCGacaaatggaaaatgatttgtcCAAACAGTTACGAGATTTGTTGGATTTTACGAAAGATTTACCGTCGCTCGAGGAAGAAGTCATCGTAATAAAAAGCCGACCCGTGTCGGAAGAATCAATAGCTCCACCAATCCCGCCACTTCCTGCTAACTACGGCGGAATAAAAGAATTAAG TGCGAAGGATAGTGAAAACATAGACGAGATACTCGCATTGCTGTCTAAAGTTGCTTCAGAGCTTGAAGATGACGACAACAAAACGAAAAAACTGGAACATTGGGTTTAA